In Caldalkalibacillus thermarum, the following proteins share a genomic window:
- a CDS encoding RNA-guided endonuclease InsQ/TnpB family protein: MPNKAYKFRLYPTQEQEQLLAKTFGCVRFVYNKMLEERQHIYDTFKDDKEALKQHKFPTPAKYKKDFPWLKEVDSLALANAQLNLQKAFTNFFSYEHQPVPKEIENVVGLDFSMNTLYVDSEGKRANYPRFYRQALEKLARAQRVLSRRRKGSKRWHKQRLKVAQLHEKIANQRQDFLHQASRQLANRYDAVVIEDLNMKGMAQALHFGQSVHDNGWGLFTTFLRYKLAEQGKKLIKIDKWFPSSKTCSCCGRVKVSLSLSERLFRCACGFVADRDINAAINIKKEGLKQLGTA; the protein is encoded by the coding sequence TTCCGTCTGTATCCAACACAAGAACAGGAACAACTGCTCGCCAAAACGTTCGGTTGTGTCCGTTTCGTCTACAACAAAATGCTTGAGGAACGTCAACACATCTATGACACGTTCAAAGACGACAAAGAAGCTTTGAAACAGCACAAATTTCCCACTCCGGCCAAGTACAAAAAAGATTTTCCGTGGCTTAAAGAAGTCGATAGCCTTGCCTTAGCCAACGCTCAATTAAACTTGCAAAAAGCATTCACCAACTTCTTCTCTTATGAACACCAACCGGTGCCAAAAGAAATAGAAAACGTTGTTGGGCTCGATTTTTCCATGAATACGCTGTATGTCGATAGCGAGGGTAAGAGAGCCAATTATCCTCGATTCTATCGGCAAGCCTTGGAAAAACTGGCCCGAGCCCAACGGGTGCTGTCACGCCGCAGGAAAGGTTCCAAGCGTTGGCACAAACAGCGGCTGAAAGTCGCCCAGTTGCACGAAAAGATTGCCAACCAACGTCAGGATTTTCTGCATCAGGCTTCACGACAATTGGCCAACCGGTATGATGCCGTGGTGATTGAAGACCTCAACATGAAAGGGATGGCTCAAGCCCTCCATTTCGGTCAAAGCGTCCACGACAACGGTTGGGGCCTGTTCACTACTTTTCTTCGATACAAGTTAGCAGAACAGGGAAAGAAGCTGATCAAAATCGACAAATGGTTCCCCTCATCCAAAACGTGTTCATGTTGTGGTCGAGTGAAGGTGTCTCTATCGCTTTCCGAACGTCTATTTCGTTGTGCATGCGGTTTTGTGGCAGACAGAGATATCAACGCCGCCATCAATATCAAAAAGGAAGGTCTGAAACAGTTAGGGACTGCCTGA
- a CDS encoding helix-turn-helix domain-containing protein has protein sequence MSPQKELADRAGLKQFAISRMESQGVVPRVDTLTKVAEALGLKLTLVEEEAAAIV, from the coding sequence ATGTCACCTCAGAAAGAGCTGGCAGACAGAGCTGGATTGAAACAGTTCGCAATTTCCCGTATGGAAAGTCAAGGTGTGGTTCCGCGAGTAGATACACTGACGAAAGTAGCTGAAGCCTTAGGGTTAAAGCTCACGCTCGTTGAAGAAGAAGCAGCTGCAATTGTATGA